A stretch of DNA from Glycine max cultivar Williams 82 chromosome 18, Glycine_max_v4.0, whole genome shotgun sequence:
attaataaaatgactatgaattgttaatagcaataagtatgtgAATGTCGTATATTTGATTAGAATTAAGTGTATGATggatttgttagtcaccaaagtggccaaatcaataaggttatttaattccaaattaatgattactTCAATTACTtatagaataatggatgctaaattatatgattattgatttgtgggtaattgaaattcattgttataaggaaTTTATGGATctcccaaaggttgattagttgttcttataatcaatgaatataattgtagatAATTTATGTGTACCATTAGtttatttatatacccaaaTATAATAGgtactactaattggtgcatatttaattccCAAATAACATTAAGAgttttattagcatcatcatgtttatatgttgtgtgttggtatatcacccaaaggagaacatcaatatacattgattttatttgaatgaattatatgtatgacatgcgttttatgtctcaaaatgcttatgtgaattttattatgcaGTACCTATTCCCAATTCATTGAACTCTCATGTATCATTTATGCCAATTTTTAATGAGCTTAACTTTTCTAACTGgaatgagcaagtccaatttcatTTCAGTGTTTTGGATCTTGATCTTGCTATATTGGAAGAGAAGTCTACTACTATTACTGATGCTAATAGCAATGAAAAAAAGGCCCATTATAAAAAttgggaaagatctaacagactcaGCCTAATGTTCATGAGAATGACTGTTGCGGATAGTATTAAGACAACTCTTCCTAAGATTGATAGTGCTAAAAAGTTTATGGGGTTAGTGGGAGAGCGCTCTCAAATAACTGATAAGTCTTTTgttgggacattaatgagtacactgaccaccatgaagtttgatggttcacaTACTATGCATGgaaatgtcattgagatgacaaacattgcaacaagacttaagaccttgaGAATGACTATGAATGAGAACTTCCTTGTTCCGTTTATTTTGAACTCATTACCATCTAAGTATGACTCATTCCAACTGAGTTATAATatcatgaaagataaatggaatgtgcatgaattgtGCAATATGTTATTTCAGGAAGAAATGAGGCACTTAGTccattatgtaagccaccaagggaatcaaggagctgaaaagaaattagtaaagaagcatgataaagataaaagggTTATTAAAGATCAATGAAAATCTTGTGAAAATCCAGAAAGAGGCATAAAATGAAACTAATTGTCATTTCTGTGGGAAATCTAGACATTTCCAAAAGGAATACCCAAAGCGTAAGTCTTGGTTTGAAAAGAAAGGTGAGTTTAATGCTCATgtttgttttgaatcaaacttaactgaaaTTTCCCATAATACATAGTGGGTTGATATTGGATGTACGACTCGTGTTTCTAATACTATGggattccttacaatccaaaccaaaagcccaaatgagaagttcgtCTTCATATGAAATAAAGTGAAAGCTCTAGCGGAAGCAATCAGGACTTATCATTTAAAACTCGACGCTggacatcatttagatttattggaaactctttatgtacctagtttatctaggaatttagtttcattatctaaacttgatgttactagatactcttttaatttttggtaatggatgttttagtttgtttaagcataatcatctcattggtactggtcttctttgtgatggtttatataaattgaaattagatggtTGTATGCGGAAACCCttttaactctgcatcataatgttggcactaaacgtagtttagtgaatgaGCGATCTactttcttgtggcataaacgtttaggtcacatttctagagaaaggattTATGAtccacaagaaagaaaattgaatgcaagaacaatcagtggatatttcattggttatccaaaAAAGTCAAAGggatatatgttttattgtcctaatcatagtatAAGAATTATCGAAACTGGAAATGCAAGACtcattgaaaatggtgaaatcagtgggagtacagTTTCACAAgatgtggaaattaaagaagttagagtgcaagtcCCTTTAACTTGTGCCTCTAGCAGTAAGGTGATTGTTCCTTTAGTTGTTGttccaaacaaaaatgaagaagagcaacacaataatgagcctatgatacataatgaacatattgggaaagaaccacaagaagtagcattaaaaaggtctcaaagagaaagaataCCAGTTATTTCGAATGACTATAtggtatacctacatgaaacagaaatagacttaagcattaatgataatgatccaatTTTGTTTTCGCAAGCTGTAAGCTGTGATAATTCTtagaagtggttaaatgccatgaaagaagagataaattccatggaacataatggtgtttgggACCTCGTAGAATTGCCAAAGGGTTTTAAGAGAGTTGATTATAAGTGGGTCTTCAAAATTAAATGTGACTCTCATGACAATCTTGAACattacaaggctagacttgttgctaagggatttactctgaaagatgacattgattataaagagacatttTCACCAAtctcacgaaaggattctttcatGATTATCATGGCATTAGTATCCTATTATGACTTtgagctacatcagatggatgtgaaaatcATCTTTCTTAATAgagatttagaggagaatgtttatatggaccaaccaatgggattttcaattgaaggaaaggaacacatggtgtgcaaattaaagaaatcaatatacggTCTTAAGCAAtcttcccgccaatggtatttgaagtttaatgataccattgtttcctttggatttaaggaaaatactatTGATCGATATATATATCTGAAGGTTAGTAGGAGTAagattaattttctaattatgtatATTGATAATATCttgcttgcaactaatgatcttggtcttcttcatgaaaCTAATAAGTTTCTCTCTAGcaactttgaaatgaaagatatgggtgaggcaagctatgtgatagggatagaaatatttCGAAATAGATCACAAGAATTGTTAGGCTTGTCTCAGAaagcatatatcaataaagtactagagagatTCAGGATGGAAAAGTGCTCAGCATCACCTGTTCCAATTTAGAAatgagacaaatttagtctcgcaCAATGCCCTAGAAATGATCTAGAATGAAAACAAATAGAAGAAATTTTGTATACATAAGTTGTTGGGAGTATTATGTATGCTCAGATTTGTACTTGACTAGAGATAAGCTTTGCAGTTGGAATGCTAGAAAGATACCAAAGTAATCCAGGAATGGAACATtggaaaattataaagaaagttCAGAGATACTTACAGGGAATGAAAGATCACATGCTTACATATAAAAGGTTTGATCATCTTGAGGTGATTGGGTATTCAAACTCAGACTTTGTTGGATGTGTGGATACGAGAAAATCCACTCTTGTCTATGTATTTCTTTTAGCTGAAGGAGCAGTATCGTGGAAGAGTGCAAAGCAATAAGTTATTGTTGCATCTATCGTGGAAGCTGAATTCATagcatgttttgaggctacaatatAGGCTAATTAGCGGCAAAACTTTATTTCAGGGTTTGAAATTGTCGAAAGTATTGTTAGGTCgttgaaaatgtattgtgataactctgcaacaatatttttctctaagaaCGACAAGTAACCTAAGGGTGCTAAGGATATGAAACATATTAGCACGAACCTTATGATAGCTGACCGTTTAAAAAAGGGTTACCGCCCAAGATATTTATAGAACATGCTAAAAGTATGAGCATTATTgctattgatgatcattaaatGTAATTTAACTTGTGCATTTTACAAACACTCTAAGTtcatttatgatatattttttattacatgttctctatgtttgcataCATATTGatattagagtaatgttaacaagttttgtcttgaataaagacattatgttggactaattatgtactcctaactaatgatcatattaaggagaagactaatttgtaaTACATGGAAATGACTATGTTGATTAAGTGATGTACAATCGTCATGACTCGAATTAgttcctattcttaatcatgaaagtatgatgtacccaatgtatagaacgatttagtcattttaatgcgcattatgttagtttaatctatttatttattttagtccaGAATGTTTGGTAATGccacatgagccaagtgggagaatgttagaattaatgtctcatgtggaaggcatgtgacttatgtagagattaagaaacaaataattaataattaaggactaaattgtaattgggttaaATATAAGAAGTTTCTAAAAATAACTGCTACTTGATAAGAATAGTGGTTATAAAggggttaatacccactaacgtgagaAAAATCTTCTTCCTGAGAGAAAAGTATTCTCTTTAACTCCTAGCTATCACGAACGTAGAGAGACAGAAAGAATAGTCAAGGAAGCgaaatcttgtttctctcctctttcaaggaaTCAAAGTGCACCGGAGAGAAGTCTCACTATGGAGAAAGATATGTactatttatctattatttgtgagaatcatatatttcaaaatcctattAGTTTCCTATAATTGTTAATCTAGGGAACCCTTAAGTTTTACAGGCGTCGCCACCCCGTTGATGTCGCGCGCCGCTTATCGCGCAGTGTTCTCTCACTTCAGACTCGCACGACAAGACCACAACCTTTGCGTCGCACACTCCCTCCTCTCCCAACACCCCCTCGTTTCTCTTTCTCCCCCACTTACACTTCGAATTTGCTTTCAATATTGGCTCAAGTGAGTTCCATGTATGTCCATGACAACACAAGCCATTCCTCCACCACCAAGTTTGAATCAACTTCATATGAGAACACACCATAACCCATACCTTTTAAATGTTGAGCATCATTGTTTCCTCGTGATCCCAACACCTAGATATGTTGTTGTTGGGGTTGGGTTTGGGTTTGGGTTTCTGGAAGTTATGGTGGGTGCTGACGGAGGTAGCAGGGGAGAAGGAAAAAACttttgtttacttttcttgtatttttaattttaaaataaaaataaatatagtgaTGGTTTTTTAATCGTTACTATTCATAATTTAAACCACCACAAATTATGATTTAatgttatgaaaataattaaattaatatatttttaagaatttagaaatcaaataaaatcttttaaaaatttagaaatcaaattaaattttttaaaataatttaaagactaaattaataattaagtatcTAAAAACTTGAATAAGCTGGCTTAGAAGTCAAATATAACTGAATTTGGTATAAAGATACATGTGCTCATTTATTGtgatactaaaaaaaaattacgaagTTCATTTATTTTACTTGTTAAAAAACATGAAACAGAAGCAGAAATGAGGTAAAGTTgcaaaaaaaagtcataaaataatatgatgtgAGGAAAAAGTAACATGTATGCGTTAGGAAGGAATAATTAATCAGttaaagttcaacaacaaaaaagaaaagataggtATTTCAACAAGAAATTAACCGTACTTGTGAAATGCTAAGTTTGTTCAATATAATAGTAATACTATGTGGACAGTACTAGCATTCAACTTCAGGGAAACGATACAGGAAGTCGAGCTGTCGTGATATTAGATTGGTCAGtttcaaagacaaaaaatgtttttttagtaaagagaaaaaatgttcgaatcaatataatttattttcttattttatcattcaattaaCTATAATTGGATATGACTTGACTAAATCTAGtttaaagttatttaaatttgaataatttttttttttagaatgtagtaaataaatctttgaaaatataataaatattataaaactaatttaataacaaaactCTTATTCCAGAAGTCATAAAATAATCTGCATTggtatatatttatgttattcatCAGAATACAAAAATCATAAGTCCAAGTTATcaattagtaataaaaaaaattcaagatttCCAGGTATAGAAAATGAACTAATGTAAAAGAACTTAAGGaattattttgtcaaaattaaaattctttcttcttttcttgattataaaaaaacattcttcatatttattaaaaaaattcgttaatttcattaaattacataatttttaattgaaaaataaacatattcctaaattatcttttattttattgaaatttgatatcaaacataaaaaagtctttttaatgaagaatattttaaaaagaatcttattaaataaaatatagatagttgagatttatttatatttgagataaaaaaaaatataaaaaaaacttttattgtttgtatttaagaccaaaaaaagtatatttttgatactaaaatatatattatttttttattttagttcttataaaactttcattgtaattttagtcttttattaaaGACTTTGAGTGTTACTAGATTCGAAATTCTTAAACATGATTTCaaatgtgaataaaaaaaatataaaaagcgatattcaaccaaataaatcTGGTCAGCCacgatattttcacaaaatcagTGAAATATTTTGCTCATGTAACGTGTTAGTCCTACTCGTCCTGATATAACCAAGGCATTGAGGTGACATGTATGAATGATGTATCTTGTATTTAGGAGTTTTTCATTCTCAAAGTTACGAAAGCAATGCAATACAAGTAAAGGGTATAAaggtaaattaattaataaaaagtattatGCCGTTACTATTAATATGATTACTGTTACTTTATGCTGTTACATAAATGTGACCCCATGTGTCCTTCTGAGAGAATTCACCACCATCTGCTCTACACTCATCTTATATATAGCTATCACCCCTCTCCAAAGCAGCATTGTAACAGAGAAAGAAACATTTGAGCAAAAATGGTTCAAGCACAGCCTCTACAACATGTTGGTAATGGTGCAGGGAAAGAAGATCAAGCTTATTTTGATCCAAGTGCTCCACCACCCTTCAAGATTGCAAATATCAGAGCAGCAATTCCAAAACATTGCTGGGAGAAGAACACATTGAGATCTCTGAGTTATGTTCTGAGGGATGTGTTGGTAGTGACTGCATTGGTAGCTGCAGCAATCGGCTTCAATAGCTGGTTCTTCTGGCCACTCTATTGGCCTGCACAAGGCACAATGTTTTGGGCACTTTTTGTTCTTGGACATGATTggtaactaattattattacaaattgttatgttatgttatgttatgttgTTGTGCCTTTTTCTCAGTGATGCTTTAGTCATTTCATTTCACTTGGTTATGCATGATTGTTCGTTCATATGTTCTGTCATGGTGAGTTCTAATTTGATTGATGCATGGAACAGTGGTCATGGAAGTTTTTCAAACAGTCCTTTGTTGAACAGCATTGTGGGCCACATCTTGCACTCTTCAATTCTTGTACCATACCATGGATGGTCGGTTCCTTTTAGCAACTTTTCATGTTCACTTtgtccttaaatttttttttatgtttgttaaaAAATCTTTGGTCTGATTTAACAACCTAACCATTTTTACAACTCATGGATTTTTTGCAGGAGAATTAGCCACAGGACTCACCATCAGAACCATGGCCATGTTGAGAAGGATGAATCATGGGTTCCGGTATTACTAtgagtttgcttgattaatttccacattttttctttcttcttaattttaatcAGTGGTTAGATTTGGTTGTGTTCCAATAGAAGAAAAGGGGGTATCTAGAGAGATGTGAATTTCATGAAGTGGTTCATGATTATGTGTCTTTATGCCTTTATGTCAGCTTACAGAGAAAGTTTACAAGAATCTAGACAACATGACAAGAATGATGAGATTCACTCTTCCTTTCCCCATCTTTGCATACCCCTTTTATTTGGTGAGACCCTCTTTTTCCAGAATGACAGCATTATTTTACTATATAGTacctcaatttttatatttctaaaattttgaattcttgaaattgaaaggaaaggACTTTATTGGGTCTAGCATCTCACTCTCTCTTTGTGATATGAACCATATATTTCAGTGGAGCAGAAGCCCTGGAAAAGAAGGCTCTCATTTCAACCCTTACAGCAACTTGTTCTCTCCTGGTGAGAGAAGAGATGTGCTAACTTCAACTCTGTGTTGGGGCATCATGCTTTCTGTGCTTCTCTATCTTTCCCTCACAATGGGTCCACTTTTTATGCTCAAGCTCTATGGGGTTCCCTATTTGGTAATCTCACTCTCACACTTTCTTTATACATCGCACACCAGTGTGGGTTATTTGCAACCTACACCGAAGTAATGCCCTATAATTAATGGGGTTAACACATGTCCAAGTCCAATATTTTGTTCACTTATTTGAACTTGAACATGTGTAGATCTTCGTCATGTGGCTGGATTTCGTCACGTACTTGCATCATCATGGTTACAAGCAGAAACTGCCTTGGTACCGTGGCCAGGTATCCCATTTAACACAATTTGTTTCATTAACAttttaagagaatttttttttcaaaatagttttcGAAATTAAGCAAATACCAAGCAAATTGTTAGATCTACGCTTGTACTTGTTTTAAAGTCAAATTCATGACCAAATTGTCCTCACAAGTCCAAACCGTccactattttattttcaccTACTTTATAGCCCAATTTGTCATTTGGTTACTTCAGAAAAGAGAACCCCATTTgtagtaaatatattatttatgaattatggTAGTTTCaacataaaacatatttatgtgCAGTTTTGCCATCCTTCAAAAGAAGATAGAAACTTACTCCATGTTACTCTGTCTATATGTAATTTCACAGGAATGGAGTTATCTAAGGGGTGGTCTTACAACAGTAGATCGCGACTATGGTTGGATCAACAACATTCACCATGACATTGGCACCCATGTTATCCATCACCTTTTCCCTCAAATTCCACATTATCATTTAATCGAAGCGGTATTAATTCTCTATTTCACAAGAAATTATTGTATGTCTGCCTATGTGATCTAAGTCAATTTTCACATAACACATGATCAAACTTTCTTAATTCTTTCTTCTAAATTGAAAAAGTGGATTATATGTCAATTGAAAATTGGTCAAGACCACAAACATGTGATGATCTCCCACCttacatataataatttctcctaTTCTACAATCAATAATCCTTCTATGGTCCTGAAttgttcctttcttttttcattttcttattctttttgttGTCCCACAATAGACTAAAGCAGCAAAGGCAGTGCTAGGAAAGTATTATCGTGAGCCTCAGAAATCTGGGCCATTGCCACTTCATCTAATAAAGTACTTGCTCCACAGCATAAGTCAGGATCACTTCGTTAGCGACTCTGGCGACATTGTGTACTACCAGACTGATTCCCAGCTCCACAAAGATTCTTGGACCCAGTCCAACTAAAGTTTTTGATGCTACATTTACCTATTTCACTCTTAAATACTATTTCCTATGTAATATGTAATTTAGAATATGTTACCTACTCAAATCAATTAGGTGACATGTATAAGCTTTCATAAATTATGCTAGAAATGCACTTACTTTTCAAAGCATGCTATGTTAGAATTGAATCTACTTTTCAATACCCAGATCATCAATTAGTTGACTTCTAtaagcttttatgtgctttGTCAGAATTGCACGCGTCAAGAATCCTCTTACGATGGCTTAACCAACTATTGAATgaattttaaagagaaaagTACAGAATAATAACTATTAGTTgaataattaatagttaaaattatgataatatatatgtataataaattataaaattgaagttTCAACCGTTTCAAAGTAACAATTATTGGTGAGATTTTTACTCTTTAAAGTATATCTTGCTCTTTAGACTTTATTAAACtggaaatcaaattttttttctccttattcGATGGTGTTCGGAATCAGAATGTTAGCATagtttaaaagcaaaattacaaAGGAAAGCCATACATAACCCAATCCTTTTTGACATTGTCGTTTTAACAGTACAAAGACAGGTTGTGAGATGACGTTATAACTAACATAGTAATTCATGTCTGCATCAAGCTCTGCCATGAATCACGTTACAGCAATGTCACTTTTATTTCAACCACACAAAGTGCTCGGTTGGGATACcaagtgtatgttttgttatgTTTGATTCAGGAAAGgaatcaaaatgaaagaaagagagaaaagaaaatgagaacagtattataatttttagattatttgataaaaaaaagttaaactttttcttatttaatttataaaaagtaaaaataacgtatattaaaataatataaacatctctcataaaatagaaagatatgcaacaataaatatttttttgtctttttattagatttttctcttctttccatCCTCTCCTTTTAAAAAGATACCAAAAGGCGGAAGTTCGGATTTTTCTACCTCATTTCCATCCTTTCTCATTCACggttaacaacaaaaaaagcatGCATTTTGTTTAACTGTTTTTggtcttcatattttttaaaccaTTTTATTCTTActcttaataatattaaagtagTAATAATTAATCTTCTTTAATTACGTAAATTAAAACTGACCCATTAATCAAAATTAGATAATCACCCACTAAATTATTCTTCACTTTTATTGgagaattttacttttaaattatttcttaaatttttattttttttaatttacattaacttctcattacttttatattatttttttttattctattcttttttattaattatatttaacttctatttttttatcatttaaaaaatttagagaggcAAGAACTTCCCCTATTGTCCATaatgtaaaaacaaataaaaaaaatcaggacCATAAGTAATTCTATTAGttgtaacaattatttttttttgtttttcttgt
This window harbors:
- the FAD3C gene encoding microsomal omega-3 fatty acid desaturase; this translates as MVQAQPLQHVGNGAGKEDQAYFDPSAPPPFKIANIRAAIPKHCWEKNTLRSLSYVLRDVLVVTALVAAAIGFNSWFFWPLYWPAQGTMFWALFVLGHDCGHGSFSNSPLLNSIVGHILHSSILVPYHGWRISHRTHHQNHGHVEKDESWVPLTEKVYKNLDNMTRMMRFTLPFPIFAYPFYLWSRSPGKEGSHFNPYSNLFSPGERRDVLTSTLCWGIMLSVLLYLSLTMGPLFMLKLYGVPYLIFVMWLDFVTYLHHHGYKQKLPWYRGQEWSYLRGGLTTVDRDYGWINNIHHDIGTHVIHHLFPQIPHYHLIEATKAAKAVLGKYYREPQKSGPLPLHLIKYLLHSISQDHFVSDSGDIVYYQTDSQLHKDSWTQSN